In the Cellvibrio sp. KY-GH-1 genome, CCCCAGGCACTAATGAGCGCCGCCAGAAGACTTACCAGCAAAATTTTACCGCCGTGGAATTCAGCGAGCTTGGAAAACTTCACCGTGAGCGCCGCAGAATTGTCGCCACGATCTTTTGGCTGACCTTTGGGCAGAATCATCAACCCTGCGGGTAAAATCACAAATACCAGAATAAAACCAACACACAAACCTATGGTCATCATCCAGCCAAAATCGATCACCGGGCGAATACCGCTCATTACCAATGACATAAACGCAACAATGGTCGTTAACGCCGAATACAAACAGGGCACCACCATGTCGCGCACGGTTTGCATCACCAAATCTTCCTGCTCGGCATCCGGGTCTGCCGCGTGAATTTCGCGATAACGCACGACAACATAAATGGCAAATGCAAATACCATAATTAGCAGCAAAGCAACAAAGTTGGATGAGATTACTGTCATGCGCCAATCAATCCAGCTCAACCAGCCGAGCATCATAACCACTGACATCAAGCAAGTAGTTAAGGGCAAAACCACGAAACGCCATTGGCGAAATAAAAACGCCAACATAAAAATCATAAAGGCGATAAGAGCACCACCAAACACCACCAGATCACTTTTAATGTAAGCGATCATATCAGTGGTAATCATGCTCACACCGCCCAGGAAAATTTGCGCGCGGTCTCTATATTTGGCCGCAATGCCACGCACAATTTCTACTCGCGCGGCATCTTGGGCAGCGCTGGCCGTACGATAGGCAAGAAACTCTGCCGACACCTGCTCCAGCTCATGTTGCTCCTGTACAGACAGCCCTTGCGTATCGCGCTTCAACCGCAATGCATCGCGCGTCCGCGCCATTTCAATGTATTGATTATTAACTTTTAAATTCAGCAGCAACGCCGTGGTAGTTCCATCTTTGCTGAGCAAGGTATCGCGATAAATTGGGCTATTTAAAAATTCGTCTTTTGCCATAGCACGATCGACATCCGGCGTAAGCAAGGTGCGCGTCGATTCTTTTTGCTCCGCAAGCGGACGCATGGGGCTGTACAGCAGGGGCACATCTATCATGGAGTAAACACTGGCTACCCCCTCGACCTTGGCCAGGTCATCACGCAATTGCTTGAGCGTGTTAATCGACTCATCCGAAAACATTTCGGCTTTAGGGCTGTAAGTGAGCACCAAAAAATCGCCACTTTGATAACGCTTGGAAATTTCACGAAAATAATCAATTGAAGTGTCATGCTCCAACGTCAACGAATCGGCCGAAGCATCCAGCTTGAAATTGGTCATTCCAAAAGCAGCCACCAGAGTCAGTACAACCATTGCGGTTAGTACATGATAAGGAAGACGAATAACCAGTGTGCGATAGATTTGGGAGATAGAGCGAAGCAGCGAAGAGGGTGAGGACATTCCAAAAATCCAGTTGGGAGCGGATTCAATCAGGCGCCAAATAACCAACCTGACAAAACCAACTATGAAACAAGACCGCCTAAAGCCGGCCAAAGTGCGCACCATTATGCCAGCCAGCGCCCCTGAAAACAGTAAAAAGCCCATTAACTGAGCGCATTCGCAACGATTTGTTACAAAGATCAGTCACCTTTTTTATGGCCGTCACTATGCCCCAACGACCGGTCCGGACAGAGCAAATCGCGCACCCGCTGCTTAAGCTCCTTGGCTTCTGGAAAGCCTCCATCGGCAACCCGGTCCCAGATCAGCTGGTCATTAAGCCACACATGGAAAATTCCGCCCGTACCCGGATGCAAAGCCACCTCGTCCAGCTCACCATCAAAAGTACTTAACAATTCCTGCGCAAGCCAGGCGGAGCGCAGCATCCAGCGGCACATATTACAGTAGTGAATTACCACTTTATTGGTCGCCGACGGTGGCGCAGTAAAACTAATATCAGTCATAAGATTGCCCTTTAGGGATTGAGTACATAGAATTCGGCATAAGGTCATTCCAAACCACAGGATTTACGCCCAAAGGCGACCAGTTCAAGGTAGATAGCCACATAAAAGTTGAATTAGACGCCAAAATACGGAATCTGCCATGCTCAAACTTCACTTTAAGGACAATCGCCGCCCGCCTTTGTGGGTGGTTGAAAAGCTTTTTGCAATAGGCAACGCATCCGACAATCATTTGATACTTAACGAAGACGGCATAGACCCGCACCACGCCAAAATTATTCAAGAAGACAATCGCTACCTACTAAAAGACA is a window encoding:
- a CDS encoding RND family transporter, translated to MSSPSSLLRSISQIYRTLVIRLPYHVLTAMVVLTLVAAFGMTNFKLDASADSLTLEHDTSIDYFREISKRYQSGDFLVLTYSPKAEMFSDESINTLKQLRDDLAKVEGVASVYSMIDVPLLYSPMRPLAEQKESTRTLLTPDVDRAMAKDEFLNSPIYRDTLLSKDGTTTALLLNLKVNNQYIEMARTRDALRLKRDTQGLSVQEQHELEQVSAEFLAYRTASAAQDAARVEIVRGIAAKYRDRAQIFLGGVSMITTDMIAYIKSDLVVFGGALIAFMIFMLAFLFRQWRFVVLPLTTCLMSVVMMLGWLSWIDWRMTVISSNFVALLLIMVFAFAIYVVVRYREIHAADPDAEQEDLVMQTVRDMVVPCLYSALTTIVAFMSLVMSGIRPVIDFGWMMTIGLCVGFILVFVILPAGLMILPKGQPKDRGDNSAALTVKFSKLAEFHGGKILLVSLLAALISAWGISKLQVENRFVDYFKEDSEIHQGLSVIDRQLGGTVTLDIVLDAEKNTLEVVESESPAAAPEATGDEVLDAEDPFAEAPAPEAAATDEEDPFAEMDEDAFADDSTAAPSAQSYWFSVAGLDQIKQLHEFLEAQPEIGKVQSLATVYQLAHDINKGKLNDFELNVLRNMLSDDIKNFLIKPYLIDELQQTRVTMRIIETTPNLKRAELVARIRQYAETDGGFKQDQVHFTGMLVLYNNMLASLFHSQIATIGVVFFAIMLMMVALFRSIKIAIIAILPNMLAASTVLGAMGLVGIPLDMMTTTIAAIVVGVGVDQAIQYFYRFRVEFEHTGSYVEAMHRSHASIGRAMYYTSVTIVVGFSILMLSQFIPSIYFGVLTAFAMFMAIVGSLTLLPKLILMMKPLGPEKAL
- a CDS encoding SelT/SelW/SelH family protein; its protein translation is MTDISFTAPPSATNKVVIHYCNMCRWMLRSAWLAQELLSTFDGELDEVALHPGTGGIFHVWLNDQLIWDRVADGGFPEAKELKQRVRDLLCPDRSLGHSDGHKKGD